One genomic segment of Paraburkholderia hospita includes these proteins:
- a CDS encoding 2-hydroxy-3-oxopropionate reductase → MQTAGFIGLGIMGKPMAANLRKNGIELTAFTRSGVPDELTQAGVTASASPADVAAKADVIFIMVPDTPDVERVLFGENGVASKLRQGQIVVDMSSISPIATRDFAARVREKGADYLDAPVSGGEVGAKAASLTIMVGGAQATFDKVKPMFDMLGKNVSLIGEVGAGQICKVANQVIVAATIEAVGEALLLASKAGVDAEKVRKALMGGFASSRILEVHGERMTKRTFDPGFRIELHQKDLNLALSTAQALGVSLPATSTCQALFNACAAHGGKAWDHSGMVRALEYLADHEIGQQPK, encoded by the coding sequence ATGCAAACAGCAGGCTTCATCGGACTCGGCATCATGGGCAAGCCCATGGCGGCCAATCTTCGCAAGAACGGCATCGAGCTCACCGCCTTCACGCGCAGCGGCGTGCCCGACGAACTGACGCAGGCAGGCGTGACGGCATCCGCGAGCCCTGCGGATGTCGCCGCAAAAGCGGACGTGATCTTCATCATGGTGCCGGACACGCCTGACGTCGAACGCGTGCTGTTCGGCGAAAACGGCGTCGCGAGCAAGCTGCGCCAGGGGCAGATCGTGGTCGACATGAGCTCGATCTCGCCCATCGCCACGCGTGACTTCGCGGCCCGCGTGCGCGAGAAAGGTGCGGACTATCTCGATGCGCCCGTCTCGGGTGGCGAAGTCGGCGCGAAGGCCGCGTCGCTGACCATCATGGTAGGCGGCGCGCAAGCCACGTTCGACAAGGTCAAGCCGATGTTCGACATGTTGGGCAAGAACGTGTCGCTGATCGGCGAAGTGGGCGCGGGCCAGATCTGCAAGGTCGCGAACCAGGTGATCGTCGCCGCGACGATCGAGGCCGTGGGCGAAGCGCTGCTGCTCGCGTCGAAGGCCGGCGTCGATGCGGAGAAAGTGCGCAAGGCGTTGATGGGCGGCTTCGCTTCGTCGCGCATTCTCGAAGTACACGGCGAGCGCATGACGAAGCGCACGTTCGACCCGGGCTTCCGGATCGAACTGCATCAGAAAGATTTGAACCTCGCGCTATCCACAGCGCAAGCGCTCGGCGTTTCGCTGCCGGCCACGTCGACCTGTCAGGCGCTGTTCAACGCCTGCGCGGCGCACGGCGGCAAGGCATGGGACCATTCGGGCATGGTTCGCGCGCTCGAATATCTCGCCGACCACGAAATCGGACAGCAGCCGAAATGA
- the garL gene encoding 2-dehydro-3-deoxyglucarate aldolase, giving the protein MALSSPYQPYQPLPNSFRAAVKNGERLIGCWASLASPITTELLGTVGFDWILLDAEHAPNDELTLIPQLMALKDSRSAPIVRPPSNDNVIIKRMLDAGFFNFLIPFVDSADDARRAVAATRYPPHGIRGVSVGQRGNRYGAVTDYLQVVNDNICVIVQIESRAAVAAIDEILAVDGVDGVFIGPSDLAAAHGQLGNAGHPDVQQAIAHVFERAKAAGKPSGILAHVQQDAERYLGMGATLVSVCADMGLLRSGALNVRQHFMPA; this is encoded by the coding sequence ATGGCTTTGTCGTCACCGTATCAACCCTATCAACCACTACCGAATAGCTTTCGCGCCGCCGTCAAAAACGGCGAGCGCCTGATCGGCTGCTGGGCATCACTGGCCAGCCCGATTACGACCGAACTACTCGGCACCGTGGGCTTCGACTGGATCCTGCTCGACGCCGAGCACGCGCCCAATGACGAACTCACGCTGATACCACAGCTGATGGCGCTGAAAGACAGCCGCTCCGCGCCCATCGTGCGCCCGCCGTCCAACGACAACGTCATCATCAAGCGCATGCTCGACGCGGGCTTTTTCAACTTCCTGATCCCGTTCGTCGACAGCGCCGACGACGCGCGCCGCGCCGTCGCCGCGACCCGCTACCCGCCGCACGGCATTCGCGGCGTGTCGGTGGGTCAGCGCGGTAATCGGTACGGCGCGGTGACGGACTACCTGCAAGTGGTCAACGACAACATCTGCGTCATCGTGCAGATCGAGAGCCGCGCGGCCGTCGCTGCGATCGACGAGATTCTCGCGGTCGATGGCGTCGATGGCGTCTTCATCGGCCCTTCCGACCTCGCCGCCGCGCATGGCCAACTGGGCAACGCCGGTCACCCCGACGTTCAGCAGGCCATCGCGCATGTCTTCGAACGCGCGAAGGCAGCGGGCAAGCCGTCCGGCATCCTCGCGCACGTGCAGCAGGACGCCGAGCGCTATCTCGGCATGGGCGCCACACTGGTCTCCGTGTGCGCCGACATGGGCCTGTTGCGCAGCGGCGCGCTCAACGTCCGCCAGCACTTCATGCCGGCTTGA
- a CDS encoding aldehyde dehydrogenase (NADP(+)), with protein MQLTGDMLIGRQAVHGADRALRAFNPSTGEEIDTPVFGSGTVENVSRACELAARAFDTYRHLPLSQRAEFLERIADGITALGDALIERAHAESGLPKARLEGERARTTGQLKLFANEVRAGQWLTATLDSPLPERKPLPRSDLRMQKIPVGPVAVFGASNFPLAFSVAGGDTAAALAAGCPVVVKAHRAHLGTSEMVGRVIQRVAAEMNLPEGVFSMIVGAGSTVGEALVAHPAIRAVGFTGSRAGGTSLMKVAANRPEPIPVYAEMSSINPVFLLPVALAARGDAIARGFVDSLALGAGQFCTNPGLVIGIDGPELRAFTQAAAQALDQKPAQTMLTSGIHAAYQEGEARLAAIQGVEPVAQGLEATGPTQACAALFVTDAAVFLKKPELEDEVFGPASTIVRCKDEQELLVVAEHFAGQLTATIAMDRDDVQLAKKLVPILERKAGRLLVNGFPTGVEVCHAMVHGGPFPATADSRVTSVGSTSIERFLRPVCYQDFPAELLPQALADDNPLGLWRRRNGQIVNA; from the coding sequence GTGCAATTGACAGGTGACATGCTGATCGGGCGGCAGGCAGTTCATGGCGCAGACAGGGCGCTGCGCGCATTCAATCCATCGACGGGCGAGGAGATCGACACGCCCGTTTTCGGCAGCGGCACGGTAGAGAACGTCTCGCGCGCCTGCGAGCTGGCCGCGCGCGCTTTCGACACCTACCGGCATCTTCCGCTTTCACAGCGGGCCGAGTTTCTGGAGCGGATCGCGGATGGCATCACGGCGCTCGGCGATGCGTTGATCGAACGCGCGCACGCCGAATCCGGGCTGCCGAAGGCGCGGCTGGAAGGCGAGCGCGCACGTACCACGGGGCAGTTGAAGCTGTTCGCCAATGAAGTGCGCGCGGGCCAATGGCTCACAGCGACGCTCGATTCGCCGTTGCCCGAGCGCAAGCCGTTGCCGCGCTCGGATCTACGCATGCAGAAGATTCCCGTTGGGCCGGTGGCCGTGTTCGGCGCGAGCAACTTTCCGCTCGCGTTCTCGGTGGCTGGCGGCGACACGGCGGCGGCGCTGGCCGCCGGATGCCCGGTCGTCGTCAAGGCGCATCGTGCTCACCTCGGTACGTCGGAGATGGTCGGGCGCGTCATTCAGCGCGTGGCGGCCGAAATGAACCTGCCCGAAGGCGTGTTCTCGATGATCGTCGGCGCGGGCAGCACGGTCGGCGAGGCGCTCGTCGCGCATCCGGCCATCAGGGCGGTCGGCTTCACGGGCTCGCGCGCGGGCGGCACGTCGCTGATGAAGGTCGCGGCGAATCGTCCCGAGCCCATTCCTGTGTACGCGGAAATGAGCAGCATCAATCCCGTGTTTCTGTTACCCGTTGCACTGGCTGCGCGTGGCGACGCGATCGCGCGTGGTTTCGTGGATTCGCTCGCGCTCGGCGCGGGGCAGTTCTGTACGAATCCGGGGCTGGTGATCGGTATCGACGGTCCCGAACTGCGCGCGTTCACGCAAGCCGCGGCGCAGGCGCTCGATCAGAAGCCCGCGCAGACGATGCTCACGTCGGGCATTCATGCCGCGTATCAGGAGGGCGAGGCGAGGCTCGCTGCCATCCAAGGCGTCGAGCCCGTTGCGCAGGGTCTCGAAGCAACGGGGCCGACGCAGGCGTGCGCGGCACTGTTCGTCACCGATGCAGCCGTCTTTCTGAAGAAGCCCGAACTGGAAGACGAGGTGTTCGGTCCCGCATCGACCATTGTGCGGTGCAAGGACGAGCAGGAACTTCTCGTGGTCGCGGAGCACTTCGCGGGACAACTGACGGCGACGATTGCAATGGATCGCGACGACGTGCAACTCGCGAAGAAGCTGGTGCCGATTCTGGAGCGCAAGGCGGGGCGTCTGCTCGTCAACGGTTTCCCGACAGGCGTCGAAGTGTGTCACGCGATGGTGCACGGCGGGCCGTTCCCGGCAACGGCGGACAGCCGCGTGACGTCCGTCGGCTCGACGTCGATCGAGCGCTTTCTGCGTCCTGTGTGTTATCAGGATTTTCCGGCTGAACTGCTGCCGCAGGCGCTGGCCGACGATAATCCGCTCGGACTCTGGCGTCGTCGCAATGGGCAGATCGTCAACGCGTGA
- a CDS encoding FadR/GntR family transcriptional regulator, whose translation MAASAAPGSTPRRARGSLADQVVAYVNEQVTSHALKPGDQLPTETTLMSLLGVSRTVVREAISRLQANRVIETRHGIGSFVLEPRREPLGLDMVPATTLNDVLSVLELRISLETECAGLAAQRASERDIAKIRAALDAIEETSRVGGDSTAADLRFHISIASSTGNRYFVDILTQLGTALIPRHRVDSAGLAQSDPNAYMARVNLEHENILDAIARKDPDGARAAMRMHLSSSRERLRRASAQAEEAAATRSL comes from the coding sequence ATGGCCGCGTCTGCAGCACCAGGTTCGACCCCACGGCGGGCACGCGGGAGCCTTGCTGATCAGGTCGTCGCCTATGTCAACGAGCAGGTTACTTCGCACGCCCTAAAACCGGGCGATCAACTGCCGACCGAAACAACGCTGATGTCCTTGCTTGGCGTCAGCCGCACCGTCGTACGCGAAGCCATTTCGCGTCTGCAGGCCAATCGCGTGATCGAAACGCGCCACGGGATCGGCAGTTTCGTACTGGAGCCGCGCCGCGAGCCACTCGGTCTGGACATGGTGCCCGCCACCACGTTGAACGATGTGCTGTCGGTGCTGGAATTGCGCATCAGCCTCGAGACGGAATGCGCGGGGCTCGCCGCGCAGCGCGCAAGCGAACGCGATATCGCGAAGATTCGTGCGGCGCTCGATGCCATCGAAGAAACGAGCCGCGTCGGCGGTGACAGCACGGCCGCCGATCTGCGCTTTCATATTTCAATTGCGAGCTCGACGGGCAACCGCTACTTCGTCGACATTCTCACGCAGTTGGGCACGGCGCTGATTCCGCGGCATCGCGTGGATTCGGCGGGGCTCGCGCAAAGCGATCCCAACGCCTATATGGCGCGAGTGAATCTCGAACACGAAAATATTCTCGATGCGATCGCGCGCAAAGATCCCGATGGTGCGCGCGCGGCGATGCGCATGCATCTGTCGAGCAGCCGCGAACGCCTGCGCCGCGCAAGCGCCCAGGCGGAAGAAGCGGCGGCGACACGCTCGCTGTAA
- a CDS encoding porin gives MKRTAIAAVAFTLSSMTIAAHAQNSVTLYGLIDAGIGYVHNADSNSNLTGMINGNLSGDRWGLKGSEDLGGGLKTIFALESGFDVGTGKMGQGSRLFGRQAYVGFQGDKWGTVTLGRQYDPITDTVQGVTADNYFGSTFATPGDVDNNDNSARVSNAVKYVSPNYAGFQFEGLYAFSGVAGQTGQGYTYSGAATYSVGNLSLAAGYLRATNNSATGARTSWASSTTDSIFDSHINDGYVSAKSVSIAQLGGQYVLGSVTLGASYSNTQLKADASSSFSTTEKYNSGKAFVAYQATPALIAGVGYAYTAASGDTSAHYHQVSLGADYNLSKRTDFYAVAAYQHANGTQRLSDGTTQAAQASIGSYGYNGTSTQEIAIVGIRHKF, from the coding sequence ATGAAAAGAACTGCAATTGCGGCTGTTGCATTCACGTTGAGCTCGATGACGATCGCGGCTCATGCACAGAACAGCGTCACGCTCTACGGGCTGATCGATGCAGGTATCGGCTACGTTCACAACGCCGACTCGAACAGCAACCTGACGGGCATGATCAACGGCAACCTCAGCGGCGACCGCTGGGGCCTGAAGGGCAGTGAAGATCTTGGCGGCGGCCTGAAGACGATCTTCGCGCTGGAAAGCGGCTTCGATGTCGGCACGGGCAAGATGGGCCAGGGTTCGCGCCTGTTCGGCCGCCAGGCTTACGTGGGCTTCCAGGGCGACAAGTGGGGCACCGTCACGCTGGGCCGTCAGTACGACCCGATCACGGATACGGTTCAGGGCGTCACCGCCGACAACTATTTCGGCTCCACGTTCGCGACGCCGGGAGACGTCGACAACAACGACAACAGCGCGCGCGTGTCGAACGCCGTCAAGTATGTGTCGCCGAACTACGCGGGCTTCCAGTTCGAAGGCCTGTATGCATTCAGCGGCGTGGCTGGCCAGACGGGACAAGGCTATACGTATAGCGGCGCGGCGACGTACTCGGTCGGAAATCTGTCGCTGGCGGCAGGCTATCTGCGCGCAACCAACAACTCCGCAACGGGCGCGCGCACGAGTTGGGCGAGCAGCACGACGGACTCGATCTTCGACAGCCACATCAACGACGGCTACGTGAGCGCGAAATCGGTCAGCATCGCTCAACTGGGCGGCCAGTACGTACTCGGCTCGGTGACGTTGGGCGCGTCGTACAGCAACACGCAACTGAAGGCCGATGCAAGCTCGAGCTTCTCGACGACCGAGAAGTACAACAGCGGCAAGGCATTCGTCGCGTACCAGGCAACGCCCGCGTTGATCGCTGGCGTGGGCTATGCGTACACGGCGGCATCGGGCGATACGTCGGCGCATTATCACCAGGTCAGCCTGGGCGCGGACTACAACCTGTCCAAGCGCACCGACTTCTATGCCGTCGCAGCGTATCAGCATGCCAACGGCACGCAGCGTCTGTCCGATGGCACGACGCAGGCAGCGCAAGCATCGATCGGCTCGTACGGCTATAACGGCACGAGCACGCAAGAGATCGCGATTGTGGGTATTCGCCACAAGTTCTGA
- a CDS encoding flagellin domain-containing protein — protein MLNINTNIMSLTAQNNLSGSQSALSQAIGRLSSGKRVNTAADDAAGLAISTTQTASINALTQGAANANNGISMVQTTNGALQSIVSNLQRIRQLAVEAGDGSLDSNALANLQSEVSTRLTEITRVAQQTTFNGQSVLSGIGTINFQIGAFDNQRITADFGSQKWDAGSLGVSGLSVSNASGAQAAMSTIDSVLTSVNTFQATLGATQNTFQAAISTTNTQATNMSSARSQITDADFATETANLSKAQVLQQAGISVLAQANSMPQTVLKLLE, from the coding sequence ATGCTGAACATCAACACCAACATCATGTCGCTGACGGCGCAGAACAACCTGTCGGGCTCGCAAAGCGCGCTCTCGCAGGCGATCGGCCGTCTGTCGTCAGGCAAGCGCGTGAATACGGCAGCCGACGACGCGGCCGGTCTCGCGATTTCGACGACGCAAACGGCGTCGATCAATGCACTTACGCAAGGGGCTGCGAATGCGAACAACGGCATTTCGATGGTGCAGACGACGAACGGCGCGCTGCAATCGATCGTCAGTAACCTGCAGCGTATTCGCCAGCTCGCAGTGGAAGCGGGCGACGGCTCGCTCGATTCGAACGCGCTGGCGAACCTGCAGTCGGAAGTGTCGACCCGCTTGACGGAAATCACGCGCGTCGCGCAACAGACCACGTTCAACGGCCAGTCCGTTCTGAGCGGCATCGGTACGATCAACTTCCAGATCGGCGCATTCGACAACCAGCGGATCACGGCCGACTTCGGCTCGCAGAAATGGGATGCAGGCAGCCTCGGCGTCAGCGGGCTGTCGGTTTCGAACGCATCGGGTGCTCAGGCCGCAATGAGCACGATCGATAGCGTTCTCACGAGCGTCAACACCTTCCAGGCAACGCTCGGCGCAACGCAGAACACGTTCCAGGCTGCCATCTCGACGACGAACACGCAAGCAACAAACATGAGCTCCGCGCGTTCGCAGATCACCGACGCAGACTTCGCGACCGAAACGGCGAATCTGTCGAAGGCACAAGTGCTGCAGCAGGCGGGCATCTCGGTGCTGGCGCAGGCCAACTCGATGCCGCAGACCGTGCTGAAGCTGCTCGAGTGA